The following DNA comes from Marinihelvus fidelis.
TGGAGCCCATGGCGACCAGCAGGGCTGTGACCAGGACGCCAAACTCGAGGCCGCCGATGCTGACCGCGTAGCGACTGAGCGCATAACTGGCGATGGCCGCGACCATCGCGATGGCGAACTGGCGGGGGCGGACCGAAAACACCATCGCAAAACCCAGCGACGACCAGAGGATGGCCGGCACGATAAACCAGTCTGGTGGATGGGGCAGGGTGGCCTCGGCCACGTTGGTTGCCGGAGTCCAGCCCAGGAAGCCGGTGATGACGGTACCCAACAGCACACCCAGGGCGAGCATGAAGATGACTGCCACGGCACCGGCCAGTCGGGCCGCGCCGGAAGACAGGTGGTTGGTCGAGAGCTCGGTCACGGCAATGGTCAGGCTCAGGCCCGGTACGATGACGATGAGCGCCGACATGATGACAGTCGCGGCGTCCAGGCCGGGAAGGACATGCTGCAGGGCGTTGACGACCAGGGTCGCCAGCAACGCGGCGAGGGCCTCCAGGCCGCCGACGTTGGCTCGCTCGCCAATGCCCAGGAATACGGCACCCAGTAGGGTGCCGATTCCGCCGGCAACACCGACGCCCAGCCAACTGGCGCCGAGCAGGACCGCGATCCCCGCGCTGCACAAGCCCCAGGACAAGGCGCGCAGCCAGCGCGGCAGGCCGTCATTCACGTCTTCGGATTTCAGTCGAGAGAACGCATCCTCGACGCCGATTCGGCCTTCAAACAGGTCTTCACCCAGTTCGTAAAGGTCGGACGTAAAACCCAGGTTGATCTGGCCCGGGGGCGTACGGATCAGCTGCATGGGAATCGGGTCGAGTTCGTCCTCATCATCGAGGCGATGGACCGAGATGAAGCTGGCCGTAGGGCTGGACCAGACCGCGCATCCGTACCCCAGCTGTTCGGCAATCGCCGTCAACATCGATTCCATCTGGTGGGCGGGCGTGCCGGCCTGGTGCAGGCGACGCGCGTAGCGCTTGAGAAAGCGGACCTCGATGGGCAGCGGCTTACTCATCGCATCACCGCGGCCTAGAAGAGCCCGCTACCAACGCGGAAGACGACGAACGCGCCCAGGTAGGCCACGACGGTCATGTAGGTCCAGGCAAAAATCGGCCAGCGCCACGAGTTCGTTTCGCGGCGAATCACGGCGACCGTGGCGGCGCACTGCAGGCACCAGGCATAGAAAACCATCAGGCCCAGCACCATCGGCAGGGTAAAGATCATGCGCCCGTCCGGCCAGGTGGCGGCGCGCAGGCGTTCGGCCAGCGATGACTCGTCGGCCTCGGCGCCAACGGCGTACAGGGTGCCCATGACGGCGACGACCACCTCGCGGGCCGGGAAGCCGGCAATCACGGCCGAAGACACGCGCCAGTCCCAGCCCAGCGGCTCAAACACCGGCTCTACGACCTTGCCGGCCCGACCAAGGTAGCTCTGGGCCATCTGTGCGGCGGCCTGCTGGTTATCAACCGACTGGTTGCTGGACGGATCCGGCGTGAAGCCCGACATGTCCATGCGGGGGAAATAGGCCAATGCCCAGACCACGACGGCGACCACGAAGATTACCGTGCCGGCGCGTTTGAGGAAGATCCGGCAGCGGTCCCAGAGCTTGATCAGCACGGTTTGCAGGTTGGGGCGGCGGAACTCGGGCAGCGCGAGCACGAAGTGCGGCTTGGGGCCGCGCAGCGCCGAACGCTTCATCAGCCAGGCCGTGGCCAGGCCGCCGAAAATGCCCAGCAAATATAGTCCGAACAGCACCAGTCCCTGCAGGTTGAACCAGCCAACTGAGGTGGCGGGCACGAACGCGGCAATCAATAGGGCGTAGATCGGCAGTCGCGCGGAACAGGTCATGAATGGGGCCGCCAGGATGGTGGCGATGCGGTCCCTGCGATCGGGAATCACTCGCGTGGCCATGATGGACGGCACGGCGCAGGCGAAGCTGGATAGCATCGGGATGACCGACAGCCCGGACAGTCCGACGCGGCGCATGGCGCGATCCATAAGGAAGGCCGCGCGTGCCAGGTAGCCCGTGTCTTCCATCAGGATGATGAACAGGAACAGGATAACGATCTGCGGCAGGAAA
Coding sequences within:
- a CDS encoding threonine/serine exporter family protein; the protein is MSKPLPIEVRFLKRYARRLHQAGTPAHQMESMLTAIAEQLGYGCAVWSSPTASFISVHRLDDEDELDPIPMQLIRTPPGQINLGFTSDLYELGEDLFEGRIGVEDAFSRLKSEDVNDGLPRWLRALSWGLCSAGIAVLLGASWLGVGVAGGIGTLLGAVFLGIGERANVGGLEALAALLATLVVNALQHVLPGLDAATVIMSALIVIVPGLSLTIAVTELSTNHLSSGAARLAGAVAVIFMLALGVLLGTVITGFLGWTPATNVAEATLPHPPDWFIVPAILWSSLGFAMVFSVRPRQFAIAMVAAIASYALSRYAVSIGGLEFGVLVTALLVAMGSNACARWLNVPASLMRVPGIILLVPGSLGYRAATGAMLGQGTGVEDAFMLMVVVATGLVGGLLIGSTLVPPRRYL